A region from the Halobacillus mangrovi genome encodes:
- a CDS encoding YuiB family protein, producing MNIVQFVVSMLLFFVLFFGISFLLNMILRSSWIMSFVYPAIVLLIVDDFPWTRYFSAPTDSFPMVFEHIANLKFVDIFILLSGFAGTIVAGVVIRFLRKSGYQMF from the coding sequence TTGAATATTGTTCAATTCGTTGTTTCCATGTTATTGTTCTTTGTTTTATTTTTTGGAATCTCTTTTCTTTTAAATATGATTTTAAGGTCTTCATGGATCATGTCTTTTGTGTACCCGGCTATCGTTTTATTGATTGTCGATGATTTTCCTTGGACGAGATATTTTTCAGCACCGACCGATTCATTTCCAATGGTGTTTGAGCACATCGCTAATTTGAAGTTCGTCGATATATTTATTTTACTTAGTGGCTTTGCTGGCACAATAGTAGCGGGGGTAGTCATAAGGTTTCTTAGGAAAAGTGGATATCAGATGTTTTAA
- a CDS encoding 3D domain-containing protein has protein sequence MKKRTKKVLFISLFVLAFYSTLANVSNISITDLDDWIAAKFNADTFEGTSLNEKEVNINEKSLNVKQAQQRYVSSATVKAAQSLAESIDLTQYPAHTVVATGYTAGEESTGKTPEHPEYGITYSGVNVKRDLYSTIAADLSVFPIGTVLFIPDYGYGVVADKGGAIKGNKLDLYFPTVQDVYDQWGKRTLEVFVIKNGTGELTEEELVQLNENEALQVFRTQMQSG, from the coding sequence ATGAAAAAGCGTACGAAGAAAGTACTATTTATTAGCTTGTTTGTGTTGGCTTTTTACAGTACTTTAGCGAATGTATCTAATATTTCGATTACAGATTTAGATGATTGGATCGCAGCTAAGTTCAATGCGGATACGTTCGAAGGTACGTCACTTAACGAAAAAGAAGTGAATATCAATGAGAAATCATTAAATGTGAAGCAGGCTCAGCAAAGGTATGTATCGAGTGCGACTGTAAAAGCAGCTCAAAGTTTGGCTGAATCTATTGATCTCACTCAATATCCTGCTCATACGGTTGTAGCTACAGGCTATACAGCTGGGGAAGAGTCAACGGGGAAGACGCCTGAGCACCCAGAGTATGGGATTACTTATTCAGGTGTGAACGTTAAGCGAGATTTGTATTCGACGATTGCAGCAGATTTAAGTGTATTTCCAATCGGAACAGTCCTGTTTATCCCGGACTATGGTTATGGTGTCGTTGCAGATAAAGGCGGGGCTATAAAAGGAAATAAATTAGATTTATATTTCCCTACTGTACAGGATGTGTATGATCAATGGGGAAAGAGGACTTTAGAAGTTTTCGTGATTAAAAATGGGACAGGTGAATTGACGGAAGAAGAACTTGTCCAACTGAATGAGAACGAAGCGTTACAAGTTTTTCGCACTCAAATGCAAAGTGGATGA
- a CDS encoding divergent PAP2 family protein, whose amino-acid sequence MLLDLLQNFPLWASIAAIFFAQVVKVPINFIASRKFNASLAFSTGGMPSSHSAAVTALATGVGIERGFDSPIFAVACVFTIIVMFDSTGVRRQTGEQAIMLNILLKDFNRFVSEARDWGNKEEYQKKEELKELLGHQPIEVFFGGLTGILLTFLLHTLIY is encoded by the coding sequence ATGTTGCTTGATTTACTGCAAAATTTCCCCTTATGGGCTTCGATCGCCGCTATTTTTTTTGCACAAGTTGTTAAAGTCCCGATAAACTTTATCGCTTCAAGGAAATTTAATGCCAGTCTCGCCTTCAGTACTGGGGGGATGCCAAGCAGCCACTCAGCGGCTGTTACTGCTCTTGCTACAGGTGTTGGGATTGAACGTGGTTTTGATTCTCCTATATTCGCTGTCGCTTGCGTATTTACAATTATCGTCATGTTCGATTCTACTGGGGTACGAAGACAAACAGGCGAACAAGCCATCATGCTTAATATTTTATTGAAAGATTTCAATCGTTTTGTAAGTGAAGCGAGAGATTGGGGGAATAAAGAGGAATATCAAAAGAAAGAAGAATTGAAGGAATTGCTGGGACACCAGCCTATTGAAGTCTTTTTCGGCGGATTGACAGGAATATTACTTACTTTCTTGCTTCATACTCTCATCTATTAG
- a CDS encoding leucyl aminopeptidase, with amino-acid sequence MFNIKNKRTENDQTLLIGLFKEESEEEVSTNVDSSWKETANMYIRSGDISNRYKTLSKVLSPNQNKREYYLGLGKKKELTKHSFRKALGHAFQSIVKEGHEGITVDFASLNSHLSIEELGEIIGEALFTSTYHLPSFKTKRQEPKMIQQLHVIYEGKEEPLLKALEKGYALAQGVNTARHLVHLPANILTPNELAEFSKTLAEDHEFEIDILEKEDMEKLGMGALLAVNQGSVEPPKVIVIKYQGLEKWEDVTAFVGKGITYDTGGYSIKSKTGMPGMKGDMGGAAAVLGAMDTIGRLKPKKNILAVIPSTDNMIAGDAFKPDDVISSMSGKTIEVLNTDAEGRLALADGVTFAKSQKADRIFDVATLTGGVVTALGSWMTGAMTNHQELFNDLQQIAEEMGEPIWQLPYNEDYKAQVRKSDIADLNNSPTRKAHAIMGGAFVGAFVEETPWVHLDIAGTSISESPHDLGPKGPTGVMSKTLAGYVLS; translated from the coding sequence GTGTTCAATATTAAAAACAAACGAACTGAAAATGATCAGACCCTCCTCATAGGTCTTTTTAAAGAGGAATCAGAAGAAGAGGTTTCTACCAATGTAGATTCTTCATGGAAAGAAACAGCCAATATGTACATAAGAAGCGGGGATATTTCTAATCGATACAAAACCTTATCAAAGGTACTTTCCCCTAATCAGAACAAAAGGGAATATTATCTTGGCCTAGGCAAGAAGAAAGAATTAACAAAGCATTCCTTTAGAAAAGCACTAGGCCATGCCTTTCAATCCATTGTTAAAGAAGGGCACGAAGGAATAACAGTAGACTTTGCAAGTTTGAATTCTCATTTATCTATAGAAGAATTAGGTGAAATTATAGGCGAAGCTTTATTTACTTCGACTTACCATTTGCCTTCATTCAAAACAAAACGCCAAGAACCAAAAATGATTCAACAACTTCATGTGATCTATGAAGGAAAAGAAGAACCTCTTTTGAAAGCTTTAGAGAAAGGGTATGCCTTAGCACAGGGAGTTAATACGGCTCGTCATCTTGTCCACTTGCCCGCAAATATTCTCACACCAAATGAACTGGCTGAATTCTCTAAGACTTTAGCTGAGGATCATGAATTTGAGATTGATATTCTTGAAAAAGAGGATATGGAAAAGCTGGGCATGGGTGCGTTACTCGCAGTCAATCAAGGATCGGTTGAACCTCCTAAGGTGATCGTAATAAAGTATCAAGGACTGGAAAAGTGGGAAGACGTAACAGCTTTTGTCGGCAAAGGAATTACGTATGATACTGGAGGATACTCCATAAAGTCTAAGACGGGAATGCCAGGGATGAAAGGGGACATGGGCGGTGCCGCTGCTGTCCTTGGAGCGATGGATACCATCGGCCGCTTGAAACCAAAGAAGAATATTCTTGCTGTCATTCCTTCTACAGATAATATGATAGCCGGAGACGCTTTTAAACCCGATGATGTCATTTCTTCTATGAGTGGAAAAACCATAGAGGTTTTAAATACGGATGCGGAAGGCCGACTGGCATTAGCGGATGGAGTCACTTTTGCGAAAAGCCAAAAAGCAGACCGAATTTTTGATGTGGCTACCCTTACTGGAGGAGTGGTAACTGCGTTAGGTTCCTGGATGACTGGAGCGATGACGAACCATCAAGAGTTATTCAATGACCTTCAGCAAATCGCAGAAGAGATGGGAGAGCCGATTTGGCAGCTTCCATACAATGAAGATTATAAAGCTCAAGTAAGAAAGAGTGACATCGCAGATTTGAATAACTCTCCAACACGAAAAGCACACGCCATTATGGGCGGAGCTTTTGTCGGAGCTTTTGTAGAAGAAACGCCGTGGGTACACTTAGACATCGCTGGTACTTCTATTTCAGAAAGCCCGCACGATCTAGGTCCTAAAGGCCCTACAGGTGTGATGTCAAAAACATTAGCTGGCTACGTTTTGTCATAA
- the deoD gene encoding purine-nucleoside phosphorylase — MTTHIGAKPEDIADKILLPGDPLRAKYIAENFLEDVSCYNEVRGMYGYTGTYKGERISVQGTGMGVPSISIYVNELMESYGVQKLIRVGSCGALQSDVKVRDVILASTSTTDSQMNRMVFGGIDFAPTADFNLLKNAYEAGENKGLKLRVGNVFTSDSFYRDEAMDLFNLLAKYNVLAVEMETTALYTLAAKYNRQALSVLTVSDHILTGEETTAEERQTTFNDMIEVALEAAIQD, encoded by the coding sequence ATGACAACACATATCGGAGCAAAACCTGAAGACATCGCTGACAAAATTCTTTTACCCGGCGATCCATTGCGCGCTAAATATATTGCTGAAAATTTCTTAGAAGATGTATCATGCTACAACGAAGTACGTGGCATGTATGGTTATACTGGTACTTACAAAGGTGAAAGAATTTCCGTGCAAGGAACAGGAATGGGCGTACCTTCTATTTCCATCTATGTTAATGAACTAATGGAAAGCTATGGCGTTCAAAAATTAATTCGTGTTGGTTCCTGTGGAGCGCTTCAAAGTGATGTTAAAGTCCGTGACGTTATCCTTGCTTCCACATCAACCACAGATTCTCAAATGAATCGCATGGTGTTCGGTGGCATTGATTTTGCACCTACAGCAGACTTCAATTTATTGAAGAACGCTTATGAAGCCGGTGAAAATAAAGGACTAAAGCTTCGCGTCGGAAATGTCTTCACTAGTGACAGCTTCTATCGCGATGAGGCCATGGACCTTTTTAACTTGCTGGCTAAATACAATGTATTAGCTGTGGAAATGGAAACAACTGCTCTTTACACGCTAGCAGCTAAATATAACCGCCAGGCCCTTTCAGTTCTTACCGTAAGTGACCATATCCTTACAGGTGAAGAAACAACAGCAGAAGAACGTCAAACGACATTTAATGATATGATTGAGGTAGCGCTTGAGGCTGCGATTCAAGACTAA
- a CDS encoding cation:proton antiporter regulatory subunit: protein MNISISQLPGIGQKISLKTGEDSMLVLIVHHTGKRELYFFEDADSEEADFAMDLTSDETRELGAQLLGATYQPVDADKLKIFQNQIVIDWVELEGKSSLAYKTIEESEIRNKTGATIIGIVKGDETIAIPEADTKLQPGDVIMTIGKQDQIDTLSDLCKGEE, encoded by the coding sequence GTGAATATATCTATATCCCAGCTTCCTGGGATCGGACAAAAAATTTCTTTGAAAACAGGCGAAGATAGCATGCTTGTTCTAATCGTCCATCACACTGGGAAAAGGGAACTTTACTTTTTTGAAGATGCCGATAGTGAAGAAGCAGACTTTGCCATGGACTTAACTTCAGATGAAACACGGGAACTAGGGGCTCAGCTTCTTGGTGCTACCTACCAGCCAGTTGATGCAGACAAACTGAAAATTTTTCAAAACCAGATTGTTATTGATTGGGTGGAATTAGAAGGAAAGTCCAGCTTGGCTTATAAAACCATAGAGGAATCTGAAATAAGAAACAAGACTGGAGCTACTATTATTGGCATCGTAAAAGGAGACGAAACTATTGCGATTCCAGAAGCAGATACCAAACTACAGCCGGGAGACGTCATCATGACTATTGGAAAGCAGGATCAAATCGATACCTTGTCCGACTTGTGTAAAGGAGAGGAATGA
- a CDS encoding cation:proton antiporter yields the protein MHSEFPSLLGAGLILLFIFYLGFLSLKIKLPNVILYILLGIILADFVHESELLHFASEIGIVLLFFLLGLEFNVKRLGGIAKKIWPSGLLDVFLSLGVTTGIALLFNLDLFSSFLIGGLAYATSSSITAKLLDDRGRMANTETEFMLAILIFEDLVAPIVVAILFGVSTGESFASSTFLLLVGKIIGLTVLAIVLGKTVFKRFERFLDRIDDEDFKIALLVGIALAYGGLALYLGLSEVLGAFLAGMMLAEIGRIEKVEQTVFPVRDLMLPTFFIYFGTTIELGDGIPMVGLLAAVLVWSVIAKILLGVLGGPMYGLSRRVSLRAGLSLCARGEFSVVIASVATGVIKVFSGIYILIAAFIGMFLFEQASAITNKVYGKPVKKKKNLKVPGN from the coding sequence TTGCATTCTGAATTTCCATCCCTGCTTGGCGCGGGGCTTATTTTGCTATTCATATTTTACTTAGGTTTTTTGAGTCTTAAGATTAAATTGCCCAATGTCATTCTTTATATCTTACTGGGAATTATTCTCGCGGATTTCGTTCATGAGAGCGAACTTTTGCATTTTGCCAGTGAAATTGGGATTGTATTGTTGTTTTTCCTTCTTGGGTTAGAATTTAATGTAAAACGTTTGGGTGGAATAGCGAAGAAAATATGGCCATCAGGACTTCTGGATGTATTTCTGAGTCTAGGAGTGACGACAGGAATTGCTCTATTGTTTAATTTGGACTTATTCTCAAGTTTTCTGATTGGCGGGCTCGCCTACGCTACAAGTTCGTCAATTACGGCTAAGCTTTTGGACGACAGGGGTCGAATGGCGAACACAGAAACAGAATTTATGTTAGCCATTCTGATATTCGAAGACCTTGTGGCCCCGATTGTTGTAGCGATTTTGTTTGGAGTGAGTACGGGTGAGAGCTTCGCCTCATCTACATTCCTGTTGCTCGTCGGAAAAATCATAGGGTTGACCGTTTTAGCCATTGTGCTTGGAAAAACCGTATTCAAGCGATTTGAGAGGTTTCTTGATCGAATTGATGATGAAGACTTCAAAATTGCTTTACTAGTAGGCATTGCGCTTGCTTATGGTGGACTAGCCTTATACCTCGGACTGTCCGAAGTCTTGGGGGCATTCCTTGCCGGGATGATGTTAGCGGAGATTGGACGAATTGAAAAAGTCGAACAGACCGTTTTTCCTGTCAGGGATCTCATGCTTCCTACATTTTTCATTTACTTTGGAACAACGATTGAGCTTGGTGATGGCATTCCTATGGTAGGGCTTCTGGCTGCTGTTCTGGTATGGTCTGTCATCGCTAAGATCTTACTCGGTGTACTAGGAGGCCCGATGTATGGTCTGTCTAGGCGCGTTTCTCTTCGTGCAGGATTATCCTTATGTGCACGTGGAGAATTCTCGGTTGTCATTGCCAGTGTGGCGACAGGAGTGATTAAGGTATTCAGTGGAATATACATTTTAATTGCTGCCTTTATCGGTATGTTTCTTTTCGAACAAGCCTCAGCCATTACAAATAAAGTATATGGTAAGCCTGTGAAGAAGAAGAAAAACCTGAAAGTGCCAGGAAATTAA
- a CDS encoding kinase-associated lipoprotein B, whose amino-acid sequence MADLSIGSIVKAHYKSGIYIGELVEDRNRFYLVKILAVEKHPMQGDLHNPGKTEGVFFHQRKALSYMEKANIQKEAVHPYEGSSIPDYKESLIESIEQLKAKLTRRETKFNQQAYKQLEDLEHQYFQK is encoded by the coding sequence ATGGCAGATTTGAGCATCGGCAGCATAGTGAAAGCCCACTATAAATCAGGGATTTATATAGGGGAACTCGTTGAAGATCGAAATCGCTTTTACTTAGTAAAAATTTTAGCTGTGGAGAAACACCCTATGCAAGGAGACCTTCATAATCCTGGAAAAACAGAAGGGGTATTCTTTCATCAAAGAAAAGCACTAAGTTATATGGAAAAAGCAAACATTCAAAAAGAAGCGGTTCATCCCTATGAAGGTTCCTCCATTCCTGACTATAAAGAATCACTTATCGAATCCATTGAACAGTTGAAAGCAAAGTTAACGAGAAGAGAAACGAAATTTAACCAGCAAGCGTATAAGCAGCTGGAGGATTTAGAACACCAGTACTTTCAAAAGTAG
- a CDS encoding superoxide dismutase family protein: protein MRKWISFFLLSGALLSGCTGDQRSPLDTSIYNQSNDKIGTASLTEKPDGVEVALKVEGLEPGVHAVHIHEFPKCEAPEFKSAGNHFNPKSKDHGLMNTDGAHAGDMQNVQADASGMVDVKLMLSEAKLKEGQMSLLRKEGTSIVITNGQDDGMTQPAGDSGDRIACGKITLDADEDEASDPTEPDKKQEK, encoded by the coding sequence ATGAGGAAATGGATAAGCTTCTTCTTATTAAGTGGCGCATTACTTTCTGGATGTACTGGTGACCAGCGATCTCCTCTGGACACTTCCATTTATAATCAATCTAATGATAAGATCGGAACGGCTTCATTAACAGAAAAGCCCGATGGCGTAGAGGTGGCTTTGAAGGTTGAAGGTCTGGAGCCTGGGGTCCATGCCGTTCATATTCACGAGTTTCCGAAGTGTGAGGCCCCTGAATTTAAAAGTGCAGGGAATCACTTTAATCCAAAATCAAAGGATCATGGTTTGATGAATACTGATGGTGCACATGCAGGGGATATGCAGAATGTTCAAGCTGACGCCAGTGGTATGGTGGATGTTAAACTAATGCTCTCCGAAGCAAAGCTTAAAGAAGGGCAAATGTCCCTATTAAGAAAAGAAGGCACATCCATTGTTATTACCAACGGACAAGATGATGGAATGACTCAGCCTGCAGGTGATTCAGGAGATAGAATTGCGTGTGGCAAAATTACGCTGGATGCTGATGAAGATGAAGCCAGTGACCCTACTGAGCCGGATAAAAAACAAGAAAAATAG